TATTACGGGATAGCAGGGCAAAAAACCGGGGCCCTGGCAGAGATGTACGAGAGCGTGGCGAGCCGCATCGACACGGGCATGATGTTCATCAACCACCCGACCTGGACGACAGCCGATTTGCCGTTCGGCGGTATCAAGAACTCTGGCTACGGACGCGAGCTCTCCAGCATGGGCATCCAGGAGTTCGTGAACACAAAGTTGGTGGGCGTCGCTTCAATCGACACCCCGGCATAGCCAGTGGAAAAAAGAATTCCGACGAGGCAGGTGCATTGCGTAAGTAACCAAACTTTCTGACGAACCAGACGACATGAGCACGAAATCAAAGGCCTATCTCGTGGGAGGCGGCATCGGATCGCTGGCCGCCGCCGCGTTCATGATCCGCGACGGCAACATGCCTGGTGGCAACATTTCGATCCTCGAAGCGGCACCCATCATGGGCGGAAGCCTGGACGGCGCCGGAAATCCCGCGGACGGGTATTCGTTGCGCGGCGGTCGCATGTTGACCACCGACAACTACGAATGCACCTGGGATCTCTTCAAGTCGATTCCCTCACTGGGCAACCCGGGCAAGACGGTGTTCGAGGAAACCGTCGAGTTCAACCAGAAGTACAAGGCGCATTCGATGGCGAGGCTTGTCGATCGCCGGCGCGCCAAGGTGCCGGTGACATCGATGGGATTCTCGATGCAGGACCGGATCGAATTGCTGAAGCTCAGCAATGCCGACGAAGATGCGTTGGGCGCAAGCCGGATCACCGACTGGCTTTCGCCGGCGTTCTTCGAGACCGAATTCTGGTACATGTGGGTCACCACGTTTGCGTTCCAGCCTTGGCACAGCGCGGTTGAATTGAAGCGCTATCTGCACCGCTTCATGCTGGAGTTTTCGCGCATAGAAACGCTTGGCGGCGTCAAGCGGACCATCTACAACCAGTACGACTCCCTGGTGCTGCCGTTGCAGGGCTGGCTTGAGGCCCAGGGCGTGCGTCTGGTCCGGGACTGCACGGTGACGGACCTGGATCACAAGAGCGAGGACGGCAAGTTCGTCGTGACCGGGATCCATTGTCTGTGCCAGGGCAACAGCGAAGTGATTGCGGTGAATGATGGCGACCTCGTCTTCCTGCAGAACGGCTCCATGACCGACGCTTCCAGCCTCGGTTCGATGACGAGCGCACCCGCGAAGCTAACCAAGGCCGACAGCGGCGGCTGGACGCTCTGGGAAAAGCTCGCGCAAGGCCGGCCGCAGTTCGGCAATCCTGCGGCCTTCAACAGCTGCATCGCGCAGTCGTGCTGGGAGTCGTTCACGGTAACGCTCAAGCACCCCGCATTCTTCGACGAGATGAATCAGTTCAGCGGCAATGAGCCGGGCACCGGCGGGCTGGTGACCTTCAAGGACTCGAACTGGCTGATGTCGATCGTGCTGGCGCACCAGCCCCACTTCACCAACCAGCCTGTCGACGTCCAGGTGTTCTGGGGGTACGCGCTGTTTCCGGATCGGGTCGGCGATTTCGTTCCGAAGCCGATGGCCGAATGCACTGGCACCGACATCCTGCAGGAGCTCTGCGGTCATTTACGCTTCGATCTGGAGACCGTTGCATCGGCCAACTGCATTCCTTGCCGGATGCCCTACATCACCAGCATGTTCATGCCGCGCATGCGCAGCGACCGGCCGCTGCCGGTGCCGCGTGACTCGAGGAATTTCGCGTTCATCAGCCAGTTCGTCGAAATTCCTGGCGATGTCGTCTTCACGGTGGAGTATTCGGTGCGGGCAGCGCAGATAGCCGTCTATGAGTTGCTCGGTATCGACCGCGCGATCCCGCCCATCACGCCCCACGACAAATCACTTCGAACGCAGTTTGAGGCGTTGATCAAGGCGTTTAAGTGATGTTGGGAAAATAGCACCGAATGGAAGGCACGCTCAAAGAGATCGGTGCCGGCCCCATACGTCGGCGTGTCATGGACCTAGCGAGGTGGGGCAAATCGCCGAGTCTTGGAAGGCCGAACATGAAAGCGTCAGAGGCTTCGGCAGCGGCGTTCTGGTCTGATTTTAGAAACGGCTTCCGTACAGATAGGGAATGCGATCTTACTTACATAATCATTTAAAGAAAGGAGTCGTTCGATGACACAGAATAGACCGCTTATGGCCAATCGAGTGTTTCATGCCCTCGTTGTAGCCGTGATGGTAGTGACGTTTGTATGGCCTTCAGTGAGCTGGGGGGAAGATGTCTTTTCGAATAAGGATCCTCAAGCCCTGCTCGATCAGATCACAGAACTGCAAGCGGAAGTCGCAAAGCTGCGCGCGGCGGTGCAACAGACAGATCGGATGAAGCGATCAAGGGCGGGTTCCCGTATGAAGATGGGTGGCGGCAAGGCCATGGTCGTGATGGACGATATGGGTGAGATGGGCGGCATGGGTACGGGTCAGAACCGTGGCATGTCGCAAGGTCTAGGCGGGGGGATGGGCAAGATGGGTGACCAGGGTGAGATGGGGGGCATGTCACCTGGTGGCAAGTCGTCTGGTGCGGGCGGTGGCATGGGGATGATGGATGAAGGTGAGATGGGCGGGATGGCTTCAGGGGGAGAAATGGGGATGTGCTGTATGGGAGAGATGGGCGGGATGATGAGTGGCATGATGGGTCCTGGTCGCGGCATGGGAGGCATGAAAAGTTCGTCTTCCACGATGCCTGGACAGCCTGGCGCCTCCCATCTGTATCACATCGGGTCAACCGGTTTTTTCCTCAACCATTCGAAACATATCACCCTGACTGCCGACCAAAAAATGACGTTGAACCGGCTCAAGGAGAGGGCATTTCTTGACCGCACCACGGCACAACGACGCATCGATCAAGCCGAGCAGGAGCTGTACCAGTTGACAGGCGCCGACCAGCCGGACACGACTCAGATTCAGGCGAAAATAGCCGAGATCGAGAAACTGCGGACTGATCAGCGCATGAATTTCATCCGAGCGGTGGGGGAGGCCACCAACGTTCTCACGCATGATCAACATCGAGCCCTGTTAGGGACGATGACGTCTAATCAAAAGTAAGGACCGAACCATGAAAGGAGCACATGCCATGCGTACCCAAAGACACACCATTTCAGCTGTTCTTGTCTGTTTCACGTTGGGTCTTTCTTCCTTGAGCTTCGGAGCAGACAAGTCCCAGTCCATGACGGACCAGATGTCACCTGAGTTGCGCAAAGACATGGCGGATATGTACCAGAAGATGGCGGACTGTGTGAGAACGGGGAAGTCAAGCGAGGACTGCCAGCGACAGATAGCGAAAGATTGCCCGGTGGTCGCGAAGACAGGTCAGTGTCCGATTGAAAAGGGAATGGGACACATGATGGGTCCTCGTGGCATGCGTCCAGAGGGCATGGGTCCCATGACAGGTCCTCATGAGATGCGCTAGCAGAGGCGTGTGATGCCATGAAGGATCCTCACCGTAACGTTTGCGTACTGACCCTGGCGACAATTCTGGTGCTGGGCACGCCCGCCACCGGCCAGATAGGGCCCGACGAGCATGCCAAACACCATCCTCAACCGGGCACAGCCAATCCGGCTGCCGGTGGGAATGCGGCGGGTGTAGCTCCGGGCGGCCGCGTGGGCGGGGGGATGGGGCCGGGCATGGGGGCTGGTATGGGTGGAGACCAGTCCGCGGCCGGTGGAGGCCCAGAGCCCGGCCGTATGGGGCCGCCCGCTGGCGTTGGGCCGCCAGGCGGCATGGGCGGTGGTATGGACGAGATGATGAACAAAATGGGGACGCCGCCACCCAAGGAACTCTACCCCTTGCTGATGGATGTGCCGGATCTGCTGCCCGAACAGCGTGCCGAGGTCGAGCAGTTGGCGCATGAACGAATGAAGGCGGGGACCGCACGTCTCTCGTCCGGCTTGGAGAAGCTCGCCGGGGCAACCTCAGATGATGACTACTCGGCCATGCAACAAGCGACCGAGCACATGCGACAGGGCCTTGCCCAATTTGAAAGCGGGCTGGCGGCGCACCGAGCGCTGAGCGAGGGGCAGGTCACCCGCAACGTGGCCCTGCAGTGGTTCAAACGCGAGATGAACCTCGCGTCTCCCATCCCGCGCGACGAGCTACATGCGCTTCTTGGGATTACGCCATTTCACCTCTTCACGATGGGGCTGCTCATCGTGTTCGCGCTCGCCATGGTTGCCATGTACTTCTTCAAGATGCGCCGCGCCGCGGCTCTCTTTGGACGTCTCGATCCCGGCTCGGGGCCGCCGCCGCCCGGCGCGTCACCGCCGCTTGCCGGAGCCCCCGGGCCGTCCGCGCCGCCAGCCGGAGGGAAACCACAGGCTGGAGGGACACCGCCACCTGCGGCGCCGCCTTCGCCTCCCACGCCGCCAGCCGCGCCGGGTGGCGGAGATGCCGCAAAAATTGCCGGCCGAGCAGATGAACTCTGGCAAGCGAGAGGGCGGCCTCTGGGCTCTCCCGAAATTGACTGGGTGCGAGCCGAAGAGGAACTCGCCAAAGTGGCGGAAAAGCCTGCAGCCCCACCTGCTGCCGGAGGTTCGCTGCCCTCGCCCGCGGCGCCCCCAGCCGAAAAGTCACCGCCGCCGACTCCGTCGCCTGCCGCGCCCGCGGCATCAGCGCCATCGCGAGAAGAGTCATCGGCGATCCC
This is a stretch of genomic DNA from Nitrospira lenta. It encodes these proteins:
- a CDS encoding oleate hydratase, which gives rise to MSTKSKAYLVGGGIGSLAAAAFMIRDGNMPGGNISILEAAPIMGGSLDGAGNPADGYSLRGGRMLTTDNYECTWDLFKSIPSLGNPGKTVFEETVEFNQKYKAHSMARLVDRRRAKVPVTSMGFSMQDRIELLKLSNADEDALGASRITDWLSPAFFETEFWYMWVTTFAFQPWHSAVELKRYLHRFMLEFSRIETLGGVKRTIYNQYDSLVLPLQGWLEAQGVRLVRDCTVTDLDHKSEDGKFVVTGIHCLCQGNSEVIAVNDGDLVFLQNGSMTDASSLGSMTSAPAKLTKADSGGWTLWEKLAQGRPQFGNPAAFNSCIAQSCWESFTVTLKHPAFFDEMNQFSGNEPGTGGLVTFKDSNWLMSIVLAHQPHFTNQPVDVQVFWGYALFPDRVGDFVPKPMAECTGTDILQELCGHLRFDLETVASANCIPCRMPYITSMFMPRMRSDRPLPVPRDSRNFAFISQFVEIPGDVVFTVEYSVRAAQIAVYELLGIDRAIPPITPHDKSLRTQFEALIKAFK
- a CDS encoding periplasmic heavy metal sensor, which produces MTQNRPLMANRVFHALVVAVMVVTFVWPSVSWGEDVFSNKDPQALLDQITELQAEVAKLRAAVQQTDRMKRSRAGSRMKMGGGKAMVVMDDMGEMGGMGTGQNRGMSQGLGGGMGKMGDQGEMGGMSPGGKSSGAGGGMGMMDEGEMGGMASGGEMGMCCMGEMGGMMSGMMGPGRGMGGMKSSSSTMPGQPGASHLYHIGSTGFFLNHSKHITLTADQKMTLNRLKERAFLDRTTAQRRIDQAEQELYQLTGADQPDTTQIQAKIAEIEKLRTDQRMNFIRAVGEATNVLTHDQHRALLGTMTSNQK
- a CDS encoding 2Fe-2S iron-sulfur cluster-binding protein: MKDPHRNVCVLTLATILVLGTPATGQIGPDEHAKHHPQPGTANPAAGGNAAGVAPGGRVGGGMGPGMGAGMGGDQSAAGGGPEPGRMGPPAGVGPPGGMGGGMDEMMNKMGTPPPKELYPLLMDVPDLLPEQRAEVEQLAHERMKAGTARLSSGLEKLAGATSDDDYSAMQQATEHMRQGLAQFESGLAAHRALSEGQVTRNVALQWFKREMNLASPIPRDELHALLGITPFHLFTMGLLIVFALAMVAMYFFKMRRAAALFGRLDPGSGPPPPGASPPLAGAPGPSAPPAGGKPQAGGTPPPAAPPSPPTPPAAPGGGDAAKIAGRADELWQARGRPLGSPEIDWVRAEEELAKVAEKPAAPPAAGGSLPSPAAPPAEKSPPPTPSPAAPAASAPSREESSAIPVPTASSAPPLTANWRGQLRVGSIVTETPSVKTFRLLPLSNDGLLPFTFVPGQFLNVAFWIGGARMNRSYSISSSPTQRDYVELTVRREPRGAVSRHINDLLKVGDQIEAGGPVGKFTFTGTEADSIVLVSGGVGITPMMSITRYLTERAWAGDIFFIYTCRTPADFIFADEVAALQRRNPKLRVAVTISKAEGTDWKGARGRITKEWLTQTVPDLASRRIHLCGPPAMMDTTKALLAEIGVPPDRVKTEAFGAPKPTPAAAGTTAKPTAPATGPLVTFSKNNKSANIRVDLQTGDSPPKQSILELSEELGIGIDFSCRVGTCGLCKVKLTSGEVEMAVQDALDADDTANNIILACQAKPKGEVTVEA